The following proteins are co-located in the Calliphora vicina chromosome 2, idCalVici1.1, whole genome shotgun sequence genome:
- the LOC135952481 gene encoding C-type lectin 37Db-like, whose product MICKISLIILIVFSFFFITISSHKIYFISLDRLNWDAAFSNCKAKGMNLVSIKTREEMEYLKQFLKETYGGVSPLWLGAYRENGQYVWFATGEKIKNFFWHAGEPNDKSGNENCIHTWETDFDWNDNDCELELGFICDLEV is encoded by the exons ATGATTTGTAAAAtctctttaataattttaatagtttttagcTTCTTTTTCATAACTATATCAAGCcataagatttattttatttcacttgATAGATTAAACTGGGATGCAGCCTTCAGTAATTGCAAAGCTAAGGGCATGAATTTGGTAAGCATAAAAACTAGGGAGGAAATGGAATACTTAAAGCAATTTCTTAAGGAAACTTATG gtGGCGTTTCACCTTTATGGTTGGGAGCCTATCGTGAGAACGGTCAGTATGTATGGTTTGCAACTggtgagaaaatcaaaaatttcttttGGCATGCGGGAGAACCCAATGATAAAAGTGGCAATGAGAACTGTATTCATACATGGGAGACGGATTTTGATTGGAATGACAATGATTGCGAACTAGAATTGGGTTTTATTTGTGATTTAGAAGTTTGA